The following are encoded together in the Xanthomonas vesicatoria ATCC 35937 genome:
- a CDS encoding DUF2059 domain-containing protein encodes MLRPVPRLQDAPMTPDSLAAAGALARRLLLLALLACAAPAALAQAPTDADVNRLLAASRAQTMLDTMLPQIEAMQQQQFAQLTAQRQLDADQQAQLQRIQDRTRQTVRKALSWSELRPMYVDIYKRSFSREDVLAMAEFYESSAGQSLLDKTPALTQNLMGAIQQKMLPLFADLQKDLEKIVNEPAAAQKP; translated from the coding sequence ATGCTGCGGCCGGTTCCCAGATTGCAGGATGCTCCGATGACACCCGATTCACTCGCCGCCGCAGGCGCACTCGCCCGCCGCCTATTACTGCTCGCGCTGCTAGCCTGTGCCGCTCCGGCCGCGCTCGCACAGGCACCCACCGATGCCGACGTCAACCGTCTATTGGCCGCCTCGCGCGCGCAGACCATGCTGGACACCATGCTGCCGCAGATCGAAGCGATGCAGCAGCAACAGTTTGCCCAGCTCACCGCGCAGCGCCAGCTCGATGCCGACCAGCAGGCGCAGCTGCAACGCATCCAGGACCGCACCCGCCAGACCGTGCGCAAGGCGCTGTCGTGGTCGGAGCTGCGCCCGATGTATGTGGACATCTACAAGCGCTCGTTCTCGCGCGAGGACGTGCTGGCCATGGCCGAGTTCTATGAGAGCTCGGCCGGCCAGAGCCTGCTGGACAAGACCCCGGCGCTGACCCAGAACCTGATGGGCGCCATCCAGCAGAAGATGCTGCCGCTGTTTGCCGATCTGCAGAAGGATCTGGAGAAGATCGTCAATGAGCCGGCGGCGGCGCAGAAGCCCTGA
- the arfB gene encoding alternative ribosome rescue aminoacyl-tRNA hydrolase ArfB, which translates to MASDPIQITPSLTIPPSELVERFVRASGAGGQNVNKVSTAVELRFDVAGSPSLPEPLRARLLSRRDRRMTADGVLVIDAQRFRTQDRNRDDARERLAEIISACLSVPKRRVATKPSHGAKLRRLDAKRERSHIKRGRSASHWE; encoded by the coding sequence ATGGCCAGCGACCCGATCCAGATCACCCCCAGCCTGACGATTCCGCCCAGCGAACTCGTCGAACGCTTCGTGCGCGCCAGCGGCGCGGGCGGGCAGAACGTCAACAAGGTGTCCACCGCAGTGGAGCTGCGCTTCGACGTGGCCGGATCGCCCTCGCTGCCCGAACCGTTGCGCGCGCGGCTGCTGTCACGCCGCGATCGGCGCATGACCGCCGATGGCGTGCTGGTGATCGACGCGCAGCGCTTCCGCACCCAGGACCGCAACCGCGACGATGCACGCGAGCGACTGGCCGAGATCATCAGTGCGTGCCTGTCGGTGCCCAAGCGGCGGGTCGCCACCAAACCGAGTCACGGTGCCAAGCTGCGGCGGCTGGATGCCAAGCGTGAGCGCAGCCATATCAAGCGTGGACGCTCTGCGTCCCACTGGGAGTAA
- a CDS encoding lysophosphatidylcholine acyltransferase has product MSQPDPSLPPVTQANILLQPSPPRMPRAHGRFGRWLGRTALRLTGWRLLGRLPDEPKLVMIVAPHSSNWDGFLGFAAKFALGFDVRVLGKAQLFWWPLGPLLRKLGAIPLDRSSPQGTIGQAVRLIRNSEQMWYVITPEGTRKRVENWKAGFWKIASDAKVPILPVYFDYPSKTVGIGEPFWTGNDMAADIAAVRAWYRPWRGKHRDTL; this is encoded by the coding sequence GTGAGTCAACCCGACCCGTCGTTGCCACCGGTAACACAGGCCAACATCCTGCTGCAGCCATCCCCGCCCAGAATGCCGCGCGCACATGGCCGCTTCGGCCGCTGGCTGGGGCGCACGGCGCTGCGTCTGACCGGCTGGCGCCTACTCGGGCGGCTGCCCGACGAACCCAAGCTGGTGATGATCGTCGCCCCGCATTCGTCCAACTGGGACGGCTTCCTGGGCTTTGCGGCCAAATTCGCGCTCGGCTTCGATGTGCGCGTGCTGGGCAAGGCGCAGCTGTTCTGGTGGCCGCTGGGCCCGCTGCTGCGCAAGCTGGGCGCCATCCCGCTGGACCGCAGCTCGCCGCAGGGCACTATCGGCCAGGCGGTGCGGTTGATCCGCAACTCCGAGCAGATGTGGTACGTGATCACCCCCGAGGGCACGCGCAAGCGCGTGGAAAACTGGAAGGCCGGTTTCTGGAAGATCGCCTCCGATGCCAAGGTACCGATCCTGCCGGTGTATTTCGATTACCCCAGCAAGACCGTGGGTATTGGCGAGCCGTTCTGGACCGGTAACGACATGGCTGCCGATATCGCCGCCGTCCGCGCCTGGTACCGCCCGTGGCGCGGCAAGCATCGCGATACGTTGTAG